Proteins found in one Quercus robur chromosome 2, dhQueRobu3.1, whole genome shotgun sequence genomic segment:
- the LOC126712400 gene encoding gibberellin-regulated protein 1-like isoform X2, with product MTISKALIASILISILVIHLVEADQMVNADTTKGSPSKKIDCGAACSARCQLSSRPNLCKRACGTCCARCSCVPPGTSGNRDVCPCYATMITRGGQLKCP from the exons ATGACCATCTCAAAGGCTTTAATTGCTTCCATTCTCATTTCTATTCTCGTCATCCATCTTGTTGAAGCTGATCAGATG GTGAACGCAGATACAACAAAGGGTTCTCCCAGTAAAAAAATAG ATTGTGGAGCAGCATGTAGTGCAAGGTGTCAGTTATCGTCTAGGCCAAACCTGTGCAAGAGGGCATGTGGGACTTGCTGTGCTCGATGCAGCTGCGTTCCTCCGGGCACTTCCGGCAACCGTGATGTATGCCCCTGCTACGCTACCATGATCACCCGTGGTGGCCAACTCAAGTGCCCTTGA